The Rickettsiella endosymbiont of Dermanyssus gallinae genomic interval AAAAACAACCTAATCATTATCGTAGTTATCACGAATTAGCGATTATTTATCACTCACAAGAAAATTATAAAAAAGCTATTGAGCTCTATACAAAGTCTCTAAAGTTAGATCCAACATTTGCCGCCGCTTATCGTAGACGCGCGCAAAGTTGGTTGGTTTTAAATGATACTAACAAAGCACAGCGAGATATTGAGAAGGCTTTAAAGTTAGCGCCTCATGATAGTCAAGCGCTGACCGTTGTTGCTCAAATAAAAATTGCATCAGATGAGCAAGCTTCATCGTCCTATCATTTTAAACGGTAAGAAGATTTATTTGCTTCGGCTGCTATTTTTTGTTCATTATTTTCAGCATTCTCAATGAAAGCTTGTTTTTCAGTGTCTGTATATTCTGATTGAATAGCTAATTTTCTATAGCATTTAGCACGCCAGCTATAAAGTGAGCTTTGTTCTGGGAGCATATTGATGGCTTTAGAATAGAAATTAATAGCTTGATTGAAATCTTTTAATGCGAAGTAGCTATGTGCTATGTTGCATATTAATTCAGGCTGTTTATTCGGCAAATTTAATTTGAGCGCCTTTTGGAAGAAGCTAATCGCCTGTGCATAGTTACGATTTATGTACAGTGCTTTTGCTTGGTTTGTATAAGAAGAAGCGCGAGTTTTTGCTGTTTTTTCTTCTTCTGGTTTAATTTTATCAGCCGAAGTAGGTGCCTCTAAAGCGATATCCTGCTCATACAGAGATAGTCCTTGTAGTTTTTGGTAGAGATCAATAGATTCAGAATGGTTTAGTTCTTTAGCTAACTTCAGGTAATTCATGGCTTTTTCAATATCTTGTTTGACGTAGGCGCTGCCTTTTAATAAACAAAGTGCCAGTTCAAATTGTGCGGTGGTATACCCTGCTTCAGCAGATAAT includes:
- a CDS encoding tetratricopeptide repeat protein — its product is MLSQCFPVSSLDGAFTPQDIKLGLHYLNQAAEQGMAEAEVILARLYATGNEVEQSNSKAFDLYLRAAFSNNTFALYMVGTYLLDGRCGFPATDAIAFEWFLRAAERGDADGQAQAGNAYLYGIGIEKNSEKALFWIQKGLAQKNKHAYYSMSQLCREESSADNEIKAFGYLELSAEAGYTTAQFELALCLLKGSAYVKQDIEKAMNYLKLAKELNHSESIDLYQKLQGLSLYEQDIALEAPTSADKIKPEEEKTAKTRASSYTNQAKALYINRNYAQAISFFQKALKLNLPNKQPELICNIAHSYFALKDFNQAINFYSKAINMLPEQSSLYSWRAKCYRKLAIQSEYTDTEKQAFIENAENNEQKIAAEANKSSYRLK